The genomic DNA CGCAACAACGTAGTGCTCTTGAGGATTGACGGGACCGTGTGTTCCAAAACGTCTCATTTTCTCTCCTTTTCGCTAAACCCCTGGTACTTGATTGTATCATATCGGGTCGATGCGGTCAACGCCAAATATCCACAATTCAATGAATAGGCGGATTCTTCTATGTTGCAAAATTATGCACCCTATTCAGCCGAAAATTGTGTCTTTAACTTATGAGAGGTCTTAAGTATTACGTTTATTTGTTCAAATTACAAGATGATCTTAGGAGAGAAACTTTATGGGAACGATGAGATTGTTATACCATTTCTGATTGAAATTGTAGCATAAACTTTTAGAAATGGTACAATACCAAGTGAGTAAATTGCGATATTTTTTGGTGCTTTTAAAGGGATATCCTATGAAATATAAATTTCTTTTTCTTTTTTATCTTTTTAGCGAGATAGTGTTGTACACGAGTATTTGCCCTATTGTATGGGGAGTTCCACCTACAACCCCAAAAATTGTATTTGCATCGCGAAAAAATGGTAATCTGGATATTTACACAATGAATCCTGATGGGAGGGAACAGATTCAACTAACTCAGCATCGCTCAATAGATGCCAATCCCAAATGGTCACCGACCGGAGAGCATATTATTTTTTCATCGGATCGAGATGGTGTTCTAGATTTGTACCTGATGAGGGCTGACGGAGAAAATGTCCAACGCTTCTTCGCTAAATCAGCATATAGACGTACTCCGACTTGGGCACCAGATGGAAAATGGATCGCTTATAGTCGCTGGAAACATGGTAAGTTCTCTATCTACATCGCTTCAACGGACAGTGATAGCACCCAACGCCTAAAGGCGTGGGAAACCTCGGTTTCATAGACAGTGCGGTTTCCTTGAAAAGTCGACCGTCTTATTCCGTCTCCACCCGCGGGCGTTTCCCTATAGGTTTCTACAGGCATATCGTCAGGTGACGGCTATCCCTGCCCGCAAAATGTTTATCGCAGCGTTTATATCCCTGTCGTGGTGAGAACCACATTCAGGACACGTCCACTGCCTATCGTTGAGAGTTAGGTTTTCGTTATGAAATCCG from Candidatus Poribacteria bacterium includes the following:
- a CDS encoding transposase encodes the protein LGFYQFVQILKYKCQKHGRKLLQVGQWTATTKPCSNCGFHNENLTLNDRQWTCPECGSHHDRDINAAINILRAGIAVT